The Montipora capricornis isolate CH-2021 chromosome 3, ASM3666992v2, whole genome shotgun sequence genome window below encodes:
- the LOC138044068 gene encoding adenosine receptor A3-like — MLSDKTEQNVTPGTPQPTENLTGSANSEKCCLHLTPEVTVNIVFFIILAITIILANFLVLASIYTNSRMRCPACYLILSLALADLMVGLFLLPVRITELLWYQWAREFMWCKMTLSLNLFSLSASLLNLLAVTADRFLAISYSLKYRTIITNNRIYVTITAVWLTAFVTSFLPLFGVGTKPVEMYSVHYLCRYGDVMESTYMTLFFALICAIPTLVITAAYFKMFFLARSQERKIAALKVYDRGSAAASKRLSFRRESKAAKTTAIVIGLFYFSWSPFFAGILITIFRGEAVSYLFAAITSCVVYSNSAINPLVYGFLNQEFKNSYKRLIKKLFRSWRRKLLSRSGGRVSSITMTTKTAEIPTITATTPAAVS, encoded by the exons ATGCTTTCGGATAAGACGGAACAAAATGTCACCCCAGGGACTCCACAGCCCACTGAAAATTTGACTGGGAGTGCAAACAGTGAGAAATGTTGTCTTCACCTCACCCCTGAAGTTACTGTTAACATTGTGTTTTTTATTATCTTGGCCATTACGATAATCTTAGCGAACTTTTTAGTACTTGCATCAATCTACACAAACTCTCGAATGCGATGCCCGGCGTGTTATCTCATTTTGTCGCTGGCATTGGCTGATCTCATGGTTGGACTTTTCCTACTTCCGGTCCGAATTACGGAGCTTCTATGGTATCAGTGGGCGAGAGAATTCATGTGGTGTAAAATGACGTTGAGTCTGAACCTCTTCAGCCTCAGTGCATCTCTGCTGAATCTTTTGGCAGTGACAGCTGACCGCTTTTTGGCTATTTCGTACTCGCTCAAGTACCGAACCATAATAACAAATAACCGAATATACGTAACGATCACCGCTGTTTGGCTGACAGCGTTTGTGACCTCTTTCCTACCGTTGTTCGGTGTCGGGACGAAGCCCGTAGAAATGTACAGCGTACACTACCTTTGTCGTTATGGTGACGTAATGGAAAGCACATATATGACGCTATTCTTCGCCCTTATTTGCGCAATACCAACACTGGTTATCACTGCTgcttattttaaaatgtttttcctCGCGCGAAGCCAAGAGAGGAAAATTGCAGCTTTGAAGGTGTACGATAGAGGTTCAGCTGCTGCTAGCAAACGTCTCAGCTTTAGAAGAGAGTCAAAGGCTGCTAAAACGACAG CGATCGTCATTGGTCTGTTTTATTTCTCTTGGAGTCCATTTTTCGCTGGAATTCTCATTACGATCTTTAGAGGAGAAGCAGTGTCATATCTCTTCGCCGCTATAACATCTTGTGTGGTTTATTCAAACTCTGCAATCAACCCACTCGTTTATGGCTTCTTAAACCAAGAATTTAAGAACAGCTACAAACGTTTAATTAAAAAACTGTTTCGCTCATGGCGAAGGAAGCTTTTGTCAAGAAGTGGGGGACGAGTGTCCTCaattaccatgacaacaaaGACCGCAGAGATACCAACTATAACAGCTACGACTCCGGCTGCGGTATCCTAA